A stretch of Patagioenas fasciata isolate bPatFas1 chromosome 4, bPatFas1.hap1, whole genome shotgun sequence DNA encodes these proteins:
- the FOXI3 gene encoding forkhead box protein I3, producing MSAGELQQAQPRASAPAAAPAPPQPRSAQEAPDMAVYCSENFSVYPQPSLHPPGAAAAAAAAAAAAAAAAASSGQRAGGYALGDYGAPANAGYLWGMNSPAPYLQGPPGSAAAAAASPFLPPASYGCSRGGQLVGSPSAPGSPSAGGAELSWLSLASQEELLKLVRPPYSYSALIAMAIQSAPERKLTLSHIYQYVAENFPFYKRSKAGWQNSIRHNLSLNDCFRKVPRDEDDPGKGNYWTLDPNCEKMFDNGNFRRKRKRRSEPNAPATASAASSLGGLKTEEERPVPAAGKPCGNSPPPELDPSPSARDHPKSSSPSSIISSTPSCLSTFFSGMSSLSSGGSRLTGGLGTDLHHRNFSAGQLSSGTFTPSSSSSQEVPSPDQLQRVAGPSPAYYSSFHPSSSSQGAQYNHYYNFTVNSLIYTRDGTEV from the exons ATGAGCGCCGGTGAGTTGCAGCAGGCGCAGCCCAGAGCTTCGGCGCCGGCGGCCGCCCCCgcgcccccgcagccccgcagcGCCCAGGAAGCCCCCGACATGGCGGTGTATTGCAGCGAGAACTTCAGCGTCtacccccagcccagcctccaCCCGCccggcgccgctgccgccgccgccgcggccgccgcagccgctgcagccgccgCCGCTTCCTCGGGGCAGCGGGCGGGCGGGTACGCGCTGGGGGACTACGGGGCGCCCGCCAACGCCGGTTACCTGTGGGGCATGAACAGCCCCGCTCCCTACCTGCAGGGCCCGCccggctccgccgccgccgccgccgcctcgcccTTCCTGCCGCCGGCCTCGTACGGCTGCTCCCGGGGCGGGCAGCTGGTGGGGTCGCCCTCGGCGCCCGGTTCGCCGTCGGCGGGCGGCGCGGAGCTGAGCTGGCTCAGCCTGGCCAGCCAGGAGGAGCTGCTGAAGCTGGTGCGTCCGCCGTACTCGTACTCGGCGCTGATCGCCATGGCCATCCAGAGCGCTCCGGAGAGGAAGCTGACCCTCAGCCACATCTACCAGTACGTGGCCGAGAATTTCCCCTTCTACAAGCGCAGCAAGGCGGGATGGCAGAACAGCATCCGCCACAACCTCAGCCTCAACGACTGCTTCCGAAAGGTGCCCCGCGACGAGGACGACCCCG GGAAAGGAAACTACTGGACCTTAGATCCCAACTGTGAGAAGATGTTTGACAACGGGAACTTCCGTCGCAAACGCAAGCGGCGCTCTGAGCCCAACGCCCCTGCGACCGCATCTGCGGCCTCCTCTCTGGGGGGCCTGAAGACTGAGGAAGAGCGACCCGTCCCTGCTGCAGGCAAACCATGTGGAAACAGCCCACCCCCAGAGCTGGACCCCTCGCCTTCTGCCAGGGACCATCCAAAAAGCTCCTCTCCCTCCAGTATCATTTCATCCACCCCAAGCTGCCTCAGCACCTTCTTCAGCGGCATGAGCTCCCTGAGCAGCGGGGGCAGCCGGCTGACAGGGGGTCTCGGCACTGACCTGCATCACAGGAACTTCTCTGCGGGACAGCTGAGCAGTGGCACTTTCACCCCTTCCAGCAGCTCTTCTCAGGAGGTGCCTTCACCAGACCAGCTGCAGCGGGTTGCGGGACCTTCCCCCGCCTACTACAGCTCCTTccatcccagcagcagcagccagggagccCAGTACAACCACTACTACAACTTTACGGTTAACAGCCTCATCTACACCCGGGATGGAACAGAGGTGTAG